The following proteins are co-located in the Apium graveolens cultivar Ventura chromosome 5, ASM990537v1, whole genome shotgun sequence genome:
- the LOC141659568 gene encoding protein ASYMMETRIC LEAVES 2, which yields MASTTNSPCAACKFLRRKCQPECVFAPYFPPDQPQKFASVHKVFGASNVTKLLNELHPHQREDAVNSLAYQADMRIRDPVYGCVGVISLLQHQLRQLQMDLSCAKSELSKYQNHHISGVGGGTITSHSLIAAAAAAAAATSHHNNLGINLIGNGGTSSPVSYHHHQFFPHQQQMIRSFDGTGMSYDASNLLGIGPMTQFPQPRVAGGDER from the coding sequence ATGGCCTCTACCACCAATTCACCTTGTGCAGCATGCAAATTTCTCCGTCGGAAATGCCAGCCGGAGTGTGTTTTTGCACCATACTTCCCACCAGACCAGCCTCAAAAATTTGCAAGTGTACACAAAGTGTTTGGAGCCAGCAATGTCACAAAACTACTCAATGAACTGCACCCTCACCAACGTGAAGATGCAGTGAACTCTCTAGCTTATCAAGCCGACATGCGAATCCGTGACCCTGTTTATGGTTGCGTTGGTGTCATCTCCCTCCTCCAGCACCAACTCCGTCAGCTCCAGATGGACCTGAGCTGTGCCAAGTCCGAGCTCTCCAAGTACCAAAACCATCACATTAGCGGTGTCGGTGGAGGGACTATTACTAGTCATAGCCTAATAGCTGCAGCGGCTGCTGCAGCCGCTGCAACTAGTCATCATAATAATCTCGGGATTAATCTGATAGGGAACGGGGGAACCAGTTCCCCGGTCTCCTACCATCATCACCAGTTCTTTCCGCACCAGCAACAGATGATTAGGTCATTCGACGGAACCGGTATGAGCTATGATGCTAGTAATCTTCTCGGAATTGGACCTATGACTCAGTTTCCTCAACCTAGGGTTGCTGGAGGAGATGAGAGGTGA
- the LOC141659570 gene encoding protein VERNALIZATION 3-like, giving the protein MSSRNRDPLVVGRVIGDVLDPFTRSISLRVTYNNREVNNGCEFRPSEVVSQPRVDIGGNDLRTFYTLVMIDPDAPSPSDPSLREYLHWLVTDIPETTGANFGQEIVCYESPRPSMGIHRFIFALFRQLGRQTVYAPGWRQQFNTRDFAELYNLGSPVAAVYFNCQRESGSGGRRR; this is encoded by the exons ATGTCTAGCAGAAACAGAGATCCATTGGTAGTAGGGAGAGTAATTGGGGATGTATTGGATCCATTTACAAGGTCAATTTCCCTAAGGGTTACTTATAACAATAGGGAAGTTAATAATGGGTGTGAGTTTAGGCCTTCTGAGGTTGTTAGTCAACCTAGGGTTGATATTGGAGGTAATGACCTCAGGACTTTCTACACTCTT GTTATGATAGATCCTGATGCTCCTAGTCCAAGTGATCCCAGCCTCAGGGAATACTTGCATTG GTTGGTGACAGACATTCCAGAGACAACTGGGGCAAACTTTG GCCAAGAGATAGTCTGTTATGAAAGTCCAAGGCCATCAATGGGAATCCACAGGTTCATATTCGCATTATTCAGGCAACTGGGAAGACAGACTGTGTACGCACCTGGATGGCGCCAGCAATTCAACACCAGAGACTTTGCCGAGCTTTACAATCTTGGTTCTCCTGTTGCTGCTGTGTACTTCAACTGTCAGAGGGAGTCTGGTTCAGGTGGCCGAAGAAGataa